The Anabaena sp. WA102 genome contains a region encoding:
- the typA gene encoding translational GTPase TypA produces the protein MTLPIRNVAIIAHVDHGKTTLVDALLKQSGIFREGEDVPDCVMDSNDLERERGITILSKNTAVRYKDTLINIVDTPGHADFGGEVERVLGMVDGCILIVDANEGPMPQTRFVLKKALEKGLRPIVVINKIDRGQADPHVAVDKVLDLFLELGADEDQCDFKYLFASGMAGFAKESLEAESVDMQPLFNAILRHVPAPVGDPNKPLQLQVTTLDYSEYLGRIIIGKIHNGTIRAGQQAALVVEDGSIVKGKVTKLMGFEGLKRIEMEEATAGYIVAVAGFADAYIGETITDPNEPLALPLIKVDEPTLQMTFWVNDSPFAGQEGKLVTSRQIRDRLYRELETNVALRVEDTDSPDKFLVSGRGELHLGILIETMRREGFEFQVSQPQVIYRTVNGQPCEPFELLALDVPADAVGSCIERLGQRKAEMQDMQPGGGDRTQLEFIVAARGLIGFRGEFMRMTRGEGIMNHSFLDYRPLCGDIEARNKGVLISFEEGVSTAYAMKNCEDRGAFFISEGTKVYKGMIIGEHNRPQDLELNVCKTKQLTNHRSSGGEELTQLQTPVDMNLERALEYIAQDELVEVTPESIRLRKMSKKLVKR, from the coding sequence ATGACGCTCCCAATTCGTAACGTCGCCATTATCGCCCACGTTGACCATGGTAAAACCACCCTTGTTGACGCTCTCCTCAAACAGTCCGGCATTTTCCGCGAAGGCGAAGACGTTCCGGATTGTGTCATGGACTCCAATGATTTGGAGAGGGAACGAGGCATTACAATTCTTTCTAAAAATACAGCGGTTCGTTACAAAGACACTCTGATTAATATCGTTGATACCCCTGGACACGCTGACTTCGGTGGAGAAGTAGAACGGGTACTCGGCATGGTGGACGGTTGTATTCTGATTGTTGATGCCAACGAAGGTCCAATGCCCCAAACCCGCTTTGTGTTGAAAAAGGCTTTGGAAAAAGGTTTGCGTCCTATCGTTGTTATTAACAAGATTGACCGGGGACAAGCTGACCCCCACGTTGCTGTTGATAAGGTCTTGGATCTGTTCTTAGAATTAGGTGCAGATGAAGACCAATGCGACTTTAAATATCTATTTGCTTCCGGTATGGCTGGTTTCGCTAAGGAAAGCTTAGAAGCAGAATCAGTAGATATGCAGCCCCTATTTAATGCCATTCTTCGCCACGTACCTGCACCTGTGGGAGATCCTAACAAGCCTCTGCAATTGCAAGTGACTACCCTAGATTATTCTGAGTATTTAGGACGGATTATCATTGGTAAAATCCATAATGGAACTATCCGCGCTGGACAACAAGCTGCTTTGGTAGTAGAAGATGGCAGCATTGTCAAGGGCAAAGTTACCAAGTTGATGGGATTTGAAGGTTTAAAACGGATAGAAATGGAGGAAGCTACCGCAGGTTATATTGTGGCTGTAGCTGGTTTTGCTGATGCTTATATTGGTGAAACTATTACAGATCCTAATGAACCTCTGGCTCTACCCTTAATTAAGGTGGATGAACCAACTTTACAAATGACCTTCTGGGTGAATGATTCGCCCTTTGCTGGTCAAGAAGGTAAACTGGTAACATCTCGGCAAATCCGCGATCGCCTATACCGCGAATTAGAAACCAACGTAGCTTTGCGCGTTGAAGACACCGACTCTCCCGATAAATTCCTGGTTTCTGGTCGGGGTGAATTACACCTGGGTATCTTAATCGAAACCATGCGTCGTGAAGGTTTTGAGTTCCAAGTATCCCAACCTCAAGTAATTTACCGCACAGTTAATGGTCAACCTTGCGAACCTTTTGAACTTCTAGCTTTAGACGTTCCCGCCGATGCAGTTGGTAGCTGTATTGAACGCTTAGGACAACGGAAAGCGGAAATGCAAGATATGCAGCCAGGTGGAGGCGATCGCACCCAACTAGAGTTTATTGTGGCAGCCCGTGGTTTAATTGGTTTCCGGGGTGAATTCATGCGGATGACTCGCGGTGAAGGGATCATGAACCACAGTTTCCTTGATTATCGCCCCCTTTGCGGTGATATTGAAGCCCGGAATAAGGGTGTTCTTATCTCCTTTGAAGAAGGTGTTTCTACTGCTTACGCGATGAAGAATTGTGAAGATAGAGGTGCATTCTTTATCAGTGAAGGAACAAAAGTTTACAAAGGTATGATTATTGGTGAACATAATCGTCCCCAAGATTTGGAATTGAACGTTTGTAAAACTAAGCAGTTAACCAACCACCGCTCATCTGGTGGTGAAGAACTGACTCAGTTACAAACACCCGTAGACATGAATTTAGAACGAGCTTTGGAATACATTGCTCAAGATGAATTGGTGGAAGTTACACCTGAATCTATCCGTCTTCGCAAGATGTCTAAGAAATTGGTGAAACGCTAA
- a CDS encoding DUF4276 family protein translates to MVRLYLFAEGQTEQTFASIILQPHLAQHQVFMHHPRLIAHGRKKGKTNRGGSGYGDYQPMKDDILRSLTGDKNTDAFFTTMIDLYAIHHNFPGLDEAEIMRQNPIKRVEFLEKSFADDIDDRRFVPYIQLHEYEAYLFSDPTCFESFYDKCSDKVEELKRIADKYETPELINDSKETAPSKRIIAQFPDYKGAKSTYGPLLAESIGLEVIRNKCPHFNSWLSRLESLGK, encoded by the coding sequence ATGGTAAGACTCTATTTATTTGCAGAAGGACAAACTGAACAAACATTTGCCTCTATTATTCTGCAACCACATCTGGCGCAACATCAAGTATTTATGCACCACCCTAGACTCATTGCTCATGGAAGAAAAAAGGGTAAAACTAATCGTGGTGGTAGCGGTTATGGTGATTATCAGCCAATGAAGGATGATATTTTGCGATCGCTTACTGGGGATAAAAATACAGATGCTTTCTTTACAACGATGATTGATCTGTATGCAATTCATCATAATTTTCCGGGATTAGATGAAGCTGAAATCATGCGTCAAAATCCCATAAAACGAGTCGAGTTTTTGGAGAAAAGCTTTGCTGACGATATTGATGATCGGCGATTCGTCCCGTATATTCAATTGCATGAATACGAGGCTTACCTTTTTTCTGATCCTACTTGTTTTGAGTCCTTTTATGATAAATGCTCAGACAAAGTTGAAGAACTCAAACGTATTGCCGATAAATATGAAACTCCTGAGTTGATTAATGATAGCAAGGAAACAGCCCCCAGTAAACGTATTATTGCCCAATTTCCTGATTATAAAGGCGCAAAATCTACTTATGGACCACTATTAGCTGAATCAATTGGACTAGAAGTAATTCGGAATAAATGCCCTCACTTTAATTCATGGCTTTCACGACTTGAATCATTGGGGAAATAA
- a CDS encoding AAA family ATPase → MLQRVIIKGFKSIKTMDLELRPLNILIGANGAGKSNLISFFKMLNEMMAERLREYIGISGSAHSLLHFGPKVTPQIEAQLEFKIDNGSLDIIYTICLKFAAGDTLIFAEETGTRNGSHLPQPSTTYSFGAGHQETKIKKAAQEGTPTIANTIKHLLNDCRVYHFHDTSSTTRVRQSCYKDDNRWLVSDGGNLAALLLRFREDHNTAYQRIIKTIRLIAPFFDDFVLEPRADYVKLNWLHKGSDQLFSPDQFSDGTLRAICLTTLLLQPETELPALIIVDEPELGLHPYALNVVAAMFSKASYHTQILISTQSTSFLDNFNPEDVITVDRVGKESQFKRLNPQELETWLEEYSLGEIWEKNIIGGGPH, encoded by the coding sequence ATGCTACAACGAGTAATTATCAAGGGCTTCAAGTCCATTAAGACAATGGATCTTGAGTTGCGTCCCTTAAACATATTGATTGGAGCTAATGGAGCAGGTAAAAGTAATCTCATCTCGTTTTTCAAGATGCTGAATGAGATGATGGCCGAACGACTTCGAGAATATATCGGTATATCGGGTTCTGCTCACTCTCTCTTACATTTCGGACCGAAGGTAACACCGCAAATCGAGGCACAACTAGAGTTCAAGATTGACAATGGGAGTCTGGATATTATCTATACCATTTGTCTCAAGTTTGCGGCAGGTGATACTTTGATATTTGCTGAAGAAACAGGGACGCGAAATGGCTCACACCTACCTCAACCCTCAACCACTTACTCGTTCGGTGCAGGACATCAGGAAACAAAAATCAAGAAAGCAGCACAAGAAGGTACGCCAACAATTGCCAACACTATCAAACATTTGCTCAATGACTGTCGTGTTTACCACTTTCACGATACGTCATCTACCACGCGAGTTCGTCAATCCTGTTACAAGGATGACAACCGCTGGCTGGTGTCTGATGGTGGAAATCTAGCCGCATTACTTCTCCGATTCCGTGAAGACCATAATACAGCCTATCAGCGTATTATTAAGACAATCCGTTTAATTGCCCCATTTTTTGATGATTTTGTCCTTGAACCTAGAGCGGATTATGTTAAGCTCAACTGGCTGCACAAAGGCTCAGATCAACTATTTAGTCCAGACCAATTTTCGGACGGTACTTTGCGTGCTATCTGCCTGACTACTTTGCTTTTGCAGCCAGAAACAGAACTTCCAGCACTAATAATTGTTGATGAACCGGAACTTGGTCTTCATCCCTACGCGCTCAATGTTGTGGCTGCGATGTTTAGTAAGGCTTCCTATCATACACAAATCCTCATCAGCACCCAATCTACTTCTTTTTTAGATAACTTTAATCCTGAAGATGTAATTACGGTAGATAGAGTAGGTAAGGAATCGCAATTTAAGCGGTTAAATCCTCAAGAATTAGAAACTTGGTTAGAAGAATATAGTTTAGGAGAAATTTGGGAAAAAAATATCATTGGTGGAGGTCCACACTAA
- a CDS encoding Glu/Leu/Phe/Val family dehydrogenase yields the protein MVTTSLPLIENHSPAHICPYDQACSYLEWAAKELKLDQGIVEILSHPRKVVTVSIPIRMDNGEVRVFAGHRVQHSDILGPYKGGIRYHEAVTLREVSALAMLMTWKCALLGIPYGGGKGGIPIDPKKFSVGELERISRRYISELIKDIGPSVDIPAPDMGTSAREMAWMMDTYSVNVGHSVPGVVTGKPLSIGGSLGREMATGRGVMIIVREAIADHGKSLVGVRVAIQGFGNVGGAAAELLHQEGAKIIAVSSASGGIFAENGLDISAVKAYAAANHRSVVGFPQGTPISNADLLTLPCDVLIPAALENQITAENVHQIKAQFVAEAANGPVTLEANRVLEAQGVTVLPDILANAGGVVVSYLEWVQGLSYLFWDEERVNREMEHLMVQAYRKVIHESQARGVNLRLAAYTLGVGRVAQALNDRGLYP from the coding sequence ATGGTGACAACGTCTCTCCCACTTATAGAAAATCATTCTCCAGCGCATATTTGCCCTTATGATCAAGCCTGTAGCTATTTAGAATGGGCTGCTAAAGAATTAAAATTAGATCAAGGTATCGTAGAAATACTCAGTCACCCTCGAAAAGTTGTCACAGTTTCCATTCCCATAAGAATGGATAATGGGGAAGTGCGGGTTTTTGCTGGACATCGGGTACAACATTCGGATATTTTAGGACCCTATAAAGGTGGTATTCGCTACCATGAAGCAGTGACATTACGAGAAGTATCCGCCCTAGCCATGCTCATGACTTGGAAATGTGCATTGTTAGGCATTCCCTACGGTGGTGGCAAAGGCGGAATTCCCATAGACCCCAAAAAGTTCAGTGTGGGGGAATTAGAACGGATTAGTCGTCGTTATATTAGTGAATTAATTAAAGACATTGGACCATCCGTAGATATACCCGCACCAGACATGGGAACATCAGCGCGGGAAATGGCATGGATGATGGATACTTATTCTGTCAATGTTGGTCATTCTGTCCCCGGAGTAGTTACAGGTAAACCCTTATCTATTGGTGGTTCCCTGGGACGAGAAATGGCGACTGGACGCGGTGTGATGATTATTGTTCGTGAAGCGATCGCCGATCACGGTAAATCCCTGGTAGGAGTCAGGGTAGCAATTCAAGGCTTCGGTAATGTAGGTGGGGCAGCCGCCGAATTGCTACACCAAGAAGGAGCAAAAATTATCGCTGTTTCCAGTGCTAGTGGGGGTATCTTTGCCGAAAATGGTCTTGATATTTCCGCTGTCAAAGCCTACGCTGCGGCCAACCATCGCAGTGTGGTGGGATTTCCCCAAGGAACACCCATTAGTAATGCAGACTTATTAACTTTACCTTGCGATGTCCTGATTCCTGCCGCTTTGGAAAACCAAATTACCGCAGAAAATGTCCATCAAATCAAAGCCCAATTTGTCGCAGAAGCTGCTAATGGTCCTGTGACTTTGGAAGCTAACCGCGTTCTAGAAGCCCAAGGTGTCACCGTGTTACCGGATATTTTAGCCAATGCTGGGGGTGTGGTGGTCAGTTATTTAGAATGGGTACAAGGTCTTTCCTACCTATTCTGGGACGAAGAACGAGTCAACCGGGAAATGGAACATTTGATGGTTCAGGCTTACCGCAAGGTGATTCATGAGTCGCAAGCACGGGGGGTAAATCTGCGATTAGCTGCTTATACTTTGGGTGTAGGTAGAGTCGCGCAAGCTTTGAATGATCGGGGTTTGTATCCTTAG
- a CDS encoding carotenoid oxygenase family protein produces the protein MQILEPQDQQNLQKSYTLKDWQGGYESLHQEFDYWIDDIEGEIPPELQGTLFRNGPGLLDINGQKLHHPFDGDGMISRITFTNGRAHFRNRFVTTAGYLAEKKAGKILYRGVFGTQKLGGWLANIFDFKIKHIANTNVIYWGKKLLALWEASEPYLLNPHTLETLGNEYFNGVLSKGEAFSAHPRIDANGTLVNFAITPGLSTTINIFELNTDGEITNKQNHSVAGFCFIHDFVITENYCIFFQNPVSFNPIPFALGISSAAQCIKVQKNQPTKIIIIPRQNPTKKIKVLETQAGFIFHHVNAFEVGNEIIIDSICYESLPEVEPNSDYRETDFDANSPGKLWRFNLNLPTNTVENHLIDDRSCEFPTMHPHHVGKSYRYLYTAAAHKSTGNAPLQAIFKLDLELQQRQLWSAAPAGFIGEPIFIPRPNSQTEDDGWLIALVYDAEHHRSDVVILDAVNLEKGEIAKLHLKHHIPYGLHGSFTPETFI, from the coding sequence ATGCAAATATTAGAACCTCAAGATCAGCAAAATCTCCAAAAATCCTACACTCTCAAAGATTGGCAAGGAGGATATGAATCTCTTCACCAGGAATTTGATTACTGGATTGATGATATAGAAGGAGAAATACCACCAGAATTGCAAGGAACATTATTTAGAAATGGACCTGGTTTACTAGATATTAATGGGCAAAAATTACATCATCCCTTTGACGGTGATGGCATGATTAGCCGCATTACATTTACCAATGGCCGCGCCCATTTTCGTAACCGCTTTGTTACCACAGCAGGTTATTTAGCAGAAAAAAAAGCGGGTAAAATTCTTTATCGTGGTGTTTTTGGTACACAAAAACTGGGCGGTTGGTTAGCTAACATCTTTGATTTCAAAATCAAACATATTGCTAATACTAATGTAATTTATTGGGGTAAAAAACTATTAGCACTATGGGAAGCATCCGAACCCTATTTACTTAATCCGCACACTCTAGAAACATTAGGGAATGAATACTTCAACGGTGTTTTATCTAAAGGGGAAGCCTTTAGCGCCCACCCGCGAATTGATGCAAATGGTACATTAGTTAATTTCGCTATTACACCAGGACTATCAACTACAATTAACATATTTGAGTTAAATACCGACGGAGAAATCACCAATAAACAAAATCATAGCGTTGCTGGTTTTTGCTTCATTCATGATTTTGTGATTACAGAAAATTACTGTATTTTCTTCCAAAATCCTGTTAGTTTTAACCCCATACCTTTTGCCTTGGGAATATCTAGCGCCGCCCAATGTATTAAAGTCCAAAAAAATCAACCTACAAAAATCATCATTATTCCTCGCCAAAACCCAACTAAAAAAATCAAAGTTTTAGAAACTCAGGCAGGTTTTATTTTCCATCATGTTAATGCTTTTGAAGTGGGTAATGAAATTATCATTGATTCTATTTGCTATGAATCATTACCAGAAGTTGAACCCAATAGCGATTATCGAGAAACAGATTTTGATGCCAATTCTCCTGGCAAACTTTGGCGGTTTAATCTGAATTTACCAACCAATACAGTCGAAAATCATTTAATAGATGATCGATCTTGTGAATTTCCCACAATGCACCCTCATCATGTCGGTAAATCCTATCGTTATCTATACACGGCTGCGGCTCATAAATCAACGGGAAATGCTCCCCTACAAGCAATTTTCAAACTTGATTTAGAGTTACAACAAAGACAATTATGGAGTGCTGCACCAGCAGGTTTTATCGGTGAACCAATTTTTATTCCTCGTCCAAATTCCCAAACAGAAGATGATGGCTGGCTAATAGCCTTAGTTTATGATGCAGAACATCATCGTTCAGATGTGGTAATTTTAGATGCTGTAAATTTGGAAAAAGGTGAAATTGCAAAACTACACCTCAAACATCATATTCCCTATGGCTTACACGGGAGTTTTACACCTGAAACATTCATTTAA
- a CDS encoding folate/biopterin family MFS transporter produces the protein MLNDSPTLPKFKDLLTKKILLGNEPSAELIAILTIYFVQGILTLSRLAVSFFLKDELLLGPVQMSTIMGICTIPWMIKPLYGFISDSLPIFGYHRKPYIVMSGILGCAAWGCLGTVAHTSTTATIMIVLSSVSVAISDVIVDSIVVERARNESEAKIGSLQSLCWGSSAIGALCTAYLSGLLLEYFTTRIVFLITALFPLIISSVAWLITEKPINKDHKKSNNTKDQLLKIRQAITQKTIWLPTLFIFIWHATPKTESAFFYFTTNELHFQPEFLGRIRLVTSFASLVGVWAFQRYFKHIPFRTMITAGIFLSTALGMTNLLLVTHTNRMLGIDDHWFSLGDSLIITVIGQIVFMPILVLSTKLCPPGIEATFFALIMSVFNVAGTVSYALGSIMMKWLGITEYQFDSLWLLIILTSCTSLIPIFFVKLLPDDRIDNDVLI, from the coding sequence ATGCTAAATGACTCCCCTACCTTACCCAAATTCAAAGATTTACTAACCAAAAAAATTCTCTTAGGTAACGAACCCAGTGCTGAGTTAATAGCAATTCTTACCATCTATTTTGTTCAAGGTATACTGACATTATCGCGTTTAGCTGTCAGCTTTTTTCTCAAAGATGAATTACTATTAGGTCCCGTGCAGATGTCAACAATTATGGGAATCTGTACTATACCTTGGATGATTAAGCCATTATATGGGTTTATTTCCGATAGTTTACCCATATTTGGTTATCATAGAAAACCTTACATAGTTATGTCAGGAATTCTGGGCTGTGCAGCTTGGGGATGTTTAGGAACAGTCGCTCATACCAGTACAACAGCCACAATTATGATTGTACTTTCTTCTGTCTCTGTGGCTATTAGTGATGTGATAGTTGATTCCATAGTAGTTGAAAGAGCCAGAAACGAATCAGAAGCCAAAATAGGTTCTTTACAATCTCTTTGTTGGGGTAGTTCAGCTATTGGTGCCTTATGTACAGCTTACCTTAGCGGGTTACTTTTAGAATATTTTACCACCCGTATAGTATTTTTAATAACAGCATTATTTCCTTTAATTATTTCATCTGTAGCTTGGTTAATTACTGAAAAACCTATTAATAAAGATCACAAAAAAAGCAACAACACAAAAGATCAACTACTAAAAATCCGCCAAGCAATTACTCAAAAAACAATTTGGTTGCCCACATTATTTATATTTATTTGGCACGCTACACCAAAAACTGAATCAGCATTCTTCTATTTCACAACTAATGAACTCCACTTTCAACCAGAATTTTTAGGACGAATTCGGTTAGTGACGAGTTTTGCTTCCCTAGTTGGAGTTTGGGCTTTCCAACGTTACTTTAAGCACATTCCCTTTAGAACTATGATTACTGCGGGTATTTTCCTATCCACAGCTTTAGGAATGACGAATTTATTATTAGTAACGCACACCAACAGAATGTTAGGCATAGATGATCATTGGTTTAGCTTAGGTGATAGTTTGATTATTACTGTGATTGGGCAAATTGTATTCATGCCCATATTAGTATTATCAACAAAGCTTTGCCCTCCCGGCATAGAAGCCACATTTTTTGCGTTAATCATGTCTGTATTTAATGTAGCAGGAACAGTTTCCTACGCATTAGGATCAATCATGATGAAATGGTTAGGAATCACAGAATATCAATTTGACTCCCTGTGGTTATTAATCATTCTCACTAGCTGTACTTCTCTGATACCCATATTTTTTGTTAAATTGCTACCAGATGATAGAATTGATAATGATGTACTTATTTAA